Proteins encoded by one window of Mycolicibacterium cosmeticum:
- a CDS encoding AurF N-oxygenase family protein has translation MARTKMIRRWRKNMDVSDDPQYVEMLTTLSEGSVRRNFNPYQDIDWDSPEFAVVPNDDRWILPETDPIGNHPWYRSQSRERQIEIGMWRQANVAKVGLHFENILIRGLMEYSFWVPNGSPEYRYCLHEAVEECNHTLMFQEMVNRIGKDVPGMPRLLKWLQPLIPLVAGPLPIPFFFGVLAGEEPIDHTQKNVLREGKELHPIMERVMAIHVAEEARHISFAHQYLHKRVPNLRWRQRFLLSLFVPLTMRILCSAIIVPPRAFWKEFDIPRSVRKELFFRAPASRQTLRNMFSDVRMLCYDTGLMNPLAKLVWKICKIDGPPSRYRSEPQREHLVAVA, from the coding sequence GTGGCTAGGACGAAGATGATCCGGCGTTGGCGCAAGAACATGGACGTCAGCGACGATCCCCAGTACGTGGAGATGTTGACCACCCTGTCCGAGGGGTCGGTGCGACGCAACTTCAATCCGTACCAGGACATCGATTGGGACTCCCCGGAGTTCGCTGTCGTCCCGAACGACGACCGCTGGATCCTGCCGGAGACCGACCCGATCGGTAATCACCCGTGGTACCGCTCGCAGTCCCGTGAGCGTCAGATCGAGATCGGTATGTGGCGTCAGGCCAATGTCGCGAAGGTGGGCCTGCACTTCGAGAACATCCTGATCCGCGGTTTGATGGAGTACTCGTTCTGGGTGCCCAACGGCTCGCCGGAGTACCGGTACTGCCTGCACGAGGCGGTCGAGGAGTGCAACCACACCCTGATGTTCCAGGAGATGGTGAACCGCATCGGCAAGGACGTGCCCGGTATGCCGCGGCTGCTGAAATGGCTGCAGCCGCTGATTCCGTTGGTGGCCGGTCCGCTGCCCATCCCGTTCTTCTTCGGTGTGCTCGCGGGCGAAGAGCCCATCGACCACACGCAGAAGAACGTGCTGCGCGAAGGCAAGGAACTACACCCGATCATGGAGCGGGTGATGGCGATTCACGTCGCCGAGGAGGCCCGGCACATCTCGTTCGCCCATCAGTACCTGCACAAGCGCGTCCCGAATCTGCGCTGGCGCCAACGCTTCCTGTTGTCGCTGTTCGTGCCGCTGACCATGCGGATCCTGTGCTCGGCGATCATCGTGCCGCCGCGCGCGTTCTGGAAGGAATTCGATATCCCGCGCTCGGTGCGCAAGGAGCTGTTCTTCCGGGCGCCGGCATCGCGGCAGACGCTGCGCAACATGTTCTCCGACGTCCGGATGCTGTGCTACGACACGGGTCTGATGAACCCGCTGGCCAAGCTGGTGTGGAAGATCTGCAAGATCGACGGTCCGCCCAGCCGTTACCGCAGCGAGCCGCAGCGCGAGCATCTGGTGGCCGTGGCCTGA